A single Gambusia affinis linkage group LG20, SWU_Gaff_1.0, whole genome shotgun sequence DNA region contains:
- the socs3b gene encoding suppressor of cytokine signaling 3b, with translation MSSVTPSESSRIQGSDLAPLHYKPFSSHEHYQQVMDAHRKLLESGFYFGPIGGLEAKALLSKDEPGTFLIRDSSDRRYFFTLSVQTVYGTKNLRIHSEEGGFFLENDYQNKEKVPRFDCVLKLITFYMGRGRDVQLTVDGASEGSMETIYLMDSRGIKTPLELLKPLKISPSSLKHICRRALNRTGQGEMQQLPQTLRDFMEKYDASI, from the exons ATGAGCAGTGTGACCCCTTCGGAGAGCAGCAGGATTCAGGGGTCAGACTTAGCCCCACTTCACTACAAGCCCTTCAGCTCGCATGAACACTACCAGCAG GTGATGGATGCTCATCGTAAGCTTCTGGAGAGCGGCTTTTACTTTGGGCCCATTGGGGGTCTGGAGGCCAAAGCCTTGCTGAGCAAAGACGAACCTGGCACTTTCCTCATCCGCGACTCGTCGGACCGCCGCTACTTCTTCACCCTGTCCGTGCAGACGGTTTATGGAACCAAGAACCTCCGCATCCACAGCGAGGAAGGCGGTTTCTTCCTTGAGAACGACtaccaaaacaaagagaaggTGCCGCGGTTCGACTGCGTGCTGAAGCTCATCACGTTCTACATGGGGAGAGGAAGGGACGTGCAACTGACCGTGGATGGGGCGAGCGAAGGAAGTATGGAAACCATTTACCTGATGGACAGCCGTGGGATAAAAACCCCGCTGGAGCTGCTGAAGCCCCTCAAGATCAGCCCCTCGTCCCTGAAGCACATATGCAGGAGGGCGCTGAACCGAACGGGCCAAGGAGAGATGCAGCAACTCCCGCAGACGCTCAGAGACTTCATGGAGAAGTACGACGCATCTATCTGA